One Microcebus murinus isolate Inina chromosome 10, M.murinus_Inina_mat1.0, whole genome shotgun sequence DNA segment encodes these proteins:
- the KLRK1 gene encoding NKG2-D type II integral membrane protein isoform X2 translates to MNEFHNYNWKLAKRDTSTQWKKQRSTLITSRCTENSSPFFLCRSIAIAMGIHFIIMVTILSAIFINSLFNQGVPISLEGSYCGPCPKNWLCYRNNCYQFFNESKNWYESQASCMSQNSSLLKIYSRVDQDFLKLVKSYHWMGLIQMSTNGSWQWDDGTILSPNQLTVIEMQRGSCVVYGSSFKGYTENCSTPYMYICMRRIM, encoded by the exons ATGAATGAATTCCATAATTATAACTGGAAACTGGCAAAGCGTGATACTTCTACACAATGGAAAAAGCAAAGATCTACACTAATCACAAGCAGATGTACAGAAAACT CATCTCCATTTTTTCTCTGCCGTTCCATTGCTATAGCTATGGGAATCCATTTCATTATTATGGTAACAATACTGAGTGCCATATTCATAAATT caCTATTCAACCAAGGAGTTCCAATATCCTTGGAAG GAAGTTACTGTGGCCCATGTCCTAAAAACTGGTTATGCTATAGAAATAACTGCTACCAATTTTTTAATGAGAGCAAAAACTGGTATGAGAGCCAAGCTTCTTGCATGTCTCAAAATTCCAGCCTTCTGAAGATATACAGCAGAGTGGACCAG GATTTCCTTAAATTGGTGAAGTCATATCATTGGATGGGACTCATACAAATGTCAACAAATGGATCCTGGCAATGGGACGATGGTACCATTCTGTCACCTAACCA ACTAACAGTGATTGAAATGCAGAGGGGAAGCTGTGTGGTCTATGGCTCAAGCTTTAAAGGCTATACAGAAAACTGTTCCACTCCATACATGTACATTTGTATGCGGAGAATTATGTAA
- the KLRK1 gene encoding NKG2-D type II integral membrane protein isoform X1, translated as MGLIHGQRAHHSLEMNEFHNYNWKLAKRDTSTQWKKQRSTLITSRCTENSSPFFLCRSIAIAMGIHFIIMVTILSAIFINSLFNQGVPISLEGSYCGPCPKNWLCYRNNCYQFFNESKNWYESQASCMSQNSSLLKIYSRVDQDFLKLVKSYHWMGLIQMSTNGSWQWDDGTILSPNQLTVIEMQRGSCVVYGSSFKGYTENCSTPYMYICMRRIM; from the exons ATGGGGTTGATTCATGGTCAGAGGGCTCATCACAGTTTGG AGATGAATGAATTCCATAATTATAACTGGAAACTGGCAAAGCGTGATACTTCTACACAATGGAAAAAGCAAAGATCTACACTAATCACAAGCAGATGTACAGAAAACT CATCTCCATTTTTTCTCTGCCGTTCCATTGCTATAGCTATGGGAATCCATTTCATTATTATGGTAACAATACTGAGTGCCATATTCATAAATT caCTATTCAACCAAGGAGTTCCAATATCCTTGGAAG GAAGTTACTGTGGCCCATGTCCTAAAAACTGGTTATGCTATAGAAATAACTGCTACCAATTTTTTAATGAGAGCAAAAACTGGTATGAGAGCCAAGCTTCTTGCATGTCTCAAAATTCCAGCCTTCTGAAGATATACAGCAGAGTGGACCAG GATTTCCTTAAATTGGTGAAGTCATATCATTGGATGGGACTCATACAAATGTCAACAAATGGATCCTGGCAATGGGACGATGGTACCATTCTGTCACCTAACCA ACTAACAGTGATTGAAATGCAGAGGGGAAGCTGTGTGGTCTATGGCTCAAGCTTTAAAGGCTATACAGAAAACTGTTCCACTCCATACATGTACATTTGTATGCGGAGAATTATGTAA